Proteins found in one Deltaproteobacteria bacterium genomic segment:
- a CDS encoding protein-L-isoaspartate(D-aspartate) O-methyltransferase, with protein sequence MEIREIGLIVGVTVVVLAVWTAFAQTRTDDQVNRDRMVRTQVEARGVKDPLVLAAMRKVPRHRFVPANVAGAAYDDMPLAIGSEQTISQPYIVAFMTEAARVKRGDKVLEIGTGSGYQAAVLAEITDRVFTIEIICDLADRARTTLGTLGYTKVEVRCGDGYQGWKERAPFDAILVTAAPPEIPKPLADQLAEGGRLVLPVGPNPEAQELLRLTKVGGELKRETLLPVRFVPLTGPGTGIPTPK encoded by the coding sequence ATGGAGATCCGTGAGATCGGCCTTATCGTCGGTGTGACCGTCGTCGTGCTCGCGGTGTGGACGGCGTTCGCCCAGACCAGGACCGACGATCAGGTCAACCGCGACCGCATGGTGCGAACGCAGGTCGAGGCGCGGGGCGTGAAAGACCCGCTGGTCCTCGCCGCGATGCGAAAGGTGCCGCGTCACCGTTTTGTGCCCGCTAACGTGGCCGGCGCGGCCTACGACGACATGCCGCTGGCCATTGGGAGCGAGCAGACAATCAGCCAGCCCTACATCGTCGCGTTCATGACCGAGGCCGCGCGCGTGAAGCGAGGCGATAAGGTGCTCGAGATCGGCACCGGCTCAGGCTATCAGGCGGCGGTACTCGCCGAGATCACCGACCGCGTTTTCACGATCGAGATCATCTGCGACCTCGCCGACCGCGCGCGAACCACGCTGGGAACCCTCGGATACACAAAGGTCGAAGTGCGTTGCGGCGATGGATATCAGGGGTGGAAAGAGCGCGCGCCCTTCGACGCGATTCTCGTCACCGCCGCGCCGCCCGAGATCCCCAAGCCGCTCGCGGATCAGCTCGCCGAGGGCGGACGTTTGGTGCTGCCCGTCGGGCCGAACCCTGAAGCGCAGGAATTGCTGCGCCTCACCAAAGTCGGCGGCGAGCTGAAGCGCGAGACGCTGCTGCCGGTGCGTTTCGTGCCGCTCACCGGGCCCGGCACGGGAATCCCGACACCGAAATAA
- a CDS encoding YjbQ family protein, with translation MKHHREELWFHIPDRRGLENITDRVQAAITKSGVINGLCLVNAMHITASVFINDDESGLHRDYDEWLERIAPHAPTDRYRHNRTGEDNADAHLKRQIMGREVVVAITDGVLDFGPWEQIFYFEFDGRRKKRALIKIIGE, from the coding sequence ATGAAACACCACCGCGAAGAACTCTGGTTCCACATCCCCGATCGCCGGGGACTCGAAAACATCACGGACCGCGTCCAGGCGGCGATCACGAAAAGCGGCGTGATAAACGGCCTGTGCCTCGTCAACGCGATGCACATCACCGCGAGCGTCTTTATTAACGACGACGAGTCCGGTCTGCACCGGGACTACGACGAGTGGCTGGAGCGCATCGCACCGCACGCGCCGACCGACCGTTATCGCCACAACCGCACGGGCGAGGACAACGCCGACGCGCACCTGAAGCGGCAGATCATGGGCCGCGAGGTCGTCGTGGCGATCACCGACGGCGTGCTCGATTTCGGCCCGTGGGAGCAGATCTTTTATTTCGAATTCGACGGGCGACGGAAAAAACGCGCCCTCATCAAGATCATCGGAGAATGA